The following are from one region of the Magallana gigas chromosome 6, xbMagGiga1.1, whole genome shotgun sequence genome:
- the LOC105322153 gene encoding JNK1/MAPK8-associated membrane protein, translating to MADPKFTVERCPGLYCGRILLDGNNYSECGACPRGYQPNEQSICLACDSEPTFYDWMYLAFMALLSLILHWFFIDYTNRNKTAKSLIPLHVSALLESVVAAILTLLLVEPYGSLRVRSCPVTKLSDWYSMLLNPQPNYAQKLYCTQEIVYPLYTIVMIYYAFSLLLMMLFRPAISYKFTQRRGTKSIYAALYFHPILIVLQAVLSGLLYYFFSYMVIVVSLITSVIHLCGCDLKSYSSVTKDIFLNGRNLTILVGHWFLHAFGIISLTQLTQLEIHLPILALVPFPTLFFILTIQFSHPSHLEDVH from the exons ATGGCAGACCCTAAATTTACAG TCGAAAGATGCCCAGGGCTATACTGTGGAAGAATTCTACTCGATGGTAATAATTACAGTGAATGTGGG GCATGTCCTAGAGGATACCAGCCAAATGAACAAAGCATATGTCTGGCCTGTGATTCGGAGCCCACGTTTTATGATTGGATGTACTTGGCCTTCATGGCTCTTTTATCCCTCATTCTTCACTGGTTTTTCATTGATTATACCAACAGAAATAAAACAGCAAA GTCCCTGATACCCCTTCATGTATCGGCCCTTCTGGAGAGTGTGGTAGCTGCCATATTGACCCTATTACTGGTCGAGCCCTATGGCTCCCTCAGAGTTCGGTCCTGCCCGGTCACAAAGCTCTCAGACTGGTACTCCATGTTGCTCAACCCCCAGCCAAATTACGCCCAGAAACTGTACTGTACACAGGAAATTGTGTACCCACT gtatACAATAGTTATGATATACTATGCCTTCTCACTTCTGCTAATGATGCTGTTCAGACCAGCAATATCCTACAAGTTTACCCAGCGTAGAGGAACGAAATCCATCTACGCAGCCCTATATTTTCATCCCATCCTGATCGTCTTGCAGGCAGTGCTAAGTGGACTCTTAT attaCTTCTTTTCTTATATGGTGATAGTGGTCTCTTTGATAACGAGTGTCATTCATCTCTGTGGATGTGATTTG AAATCCTACTCCTCTGTGACCAAAGACATTTTTCTGAATGGACGGAACCTGACGATACTGGTGGGTCACTGGTTCCTCCATGCCTTTGGGATCATCTCACTGACTCAGCTGACTCAACTCGAGATCCACCTTCCTATCTTGGCTCTGGTCCCATTTCCAACTCTCTTCTTCATTCTGACCATCCAGTTCTCACATCCTTCTCATCTGGAGGATGTCCACTGA